DNA from Chitinophagales bacterium:
GCAGTGAGACAAATTGCCCCAACGGTGCTATTCATTTTATCTGCCAATTTTCTTCCATAGGTCAATACTTCCAATGAAGATTTCTTGATTTGACCATTGACTGCTTCTATATATACTATAACCATAACTTAATTTTGAATAATGAATTCTTAAATTTTAACATCTATATGACCTTTGCTTCCTCATGGAGTGCTTTCACCAAGGCATCTACCTCATCTACCGAAAATAATTTCACCGCAGATTTTGGTTTTGGTTCTTCAAATCTTTGCACAGATACTAAGGTATCACCAGCTTGTGCAGGGATTTTTGCCAAAGGCTTGGTCTTGGACGTCATGATACCTTTCATATTGGGCAATCGTTGCTCAGCTAAACCTTTTTGAGCTGAAATTACAAATGGTGTTGATACCTCTACTACCTCTTCGCCACCTTCTACTTCTCTATTGAGTGTAGCGGTATTGCCATTCATATCCCACTTCGATACTTGCGATACAAAGGCACAATCCATAAATTCTGCTATCATGCCTCCCACTGAAAAACTATTGTAATCGATGGTTTCCTTTCCAGTTACTACGATTTCATAACCATTCGACTTTGCATAATTTGCTATTTCTTTAGCTACATAATAAGGCTCTAAATCTTCTGCAGATTCTATCAATACAGCATCATCAGCGCCTATAGCTAATGCCTTCCTTAAATATTGGTCATTATCAGCTGCTCCCACATTGATAACGGTTACTTTTCCGCTACCTGCTGCTTCTTTTAGCTCGAGTGCACGCACAAGAGCATACCATTCATCAGTAGGATTGAGTATATAGGTGACTCCATCGCCAGCAAACTTGGTGTTGTTGTCTTTGAATGCTATCTTAGCCGTGGTGTCCGGCACTTTGCTTACGCATACTAAAAAGTTCATTTTAATTATTAATTTTGAATTTTAAATTTTGAATATTTCGATTTTACTTTATTAATATTAAGAATTAATAATTTAAAATTAAAAATTCCTAGCCCATATTATGAAAAACAGCCTGCACATCTTCATCCTCCTCCAATCTTTCGATTAGTTTTTCTACATCCGCTTTTTGTTCATCTGTCAAATCCTCTTTATAATTCATAGGCACACGTTCCTTCTCTGCGGTTGTTATAGCTATACCCATACTATCCAGTGCTTGTTGCATTTTTCCGAAGTCCGTAAAACCAACTTGAATATAGGTCTCACCTTCTTCTGTCCCTATTTCTTCTAAGCCAAAATCTATTAGCTCAAGTTCTAGTTCTTCTAAATCGCGACCTGCTAAATCCACTGTGAAAAAAGCCTTGTGTTCAAACATAAATTCTACCGAACCACTATTACCTAACGCACCACCACATTTGTTAAAATGAGACCGCACATTAGCTACGGTTCTATTTGTATTATCTGTTGCGGTTTCTACTAGAAATGCGATACCATGTGGACCAAAACCTTCATATAGCACTTCTGCGAAGTCTTTTTCATCCTTTCCCAATGCTTTTTTAATAGCGCGCTCCACATTATCTTTGGGCATATTCGCTGCTTTGGCATTTTGAATTGCTATACGCAGGCGGGTATTGGTTGTAGGATCACCTCCACCGCTCTTGACTGCCATTACTATTTCCT
Protein-coding regions in this window:
- a CDS encoding electron transfer flavoprotein subunit beta/FixA family protein; this translates as MNFLVCVSKVPDTTAKIAFKDNNTKFAGDGVTYILNPTDEWYALVRALELKEAAGSGKVTVINVGAADNDQYLRKALAIGADDAVLIESAEDLEPYYVAKEIANYAKSNGYEIVVTGKETIDYNSFSVGGMIAEFMDCAFVSQVSKWDMNGNTATLNREVEGGEEVVEVSTPFVISAQKGLAEQRLPNMKGIMTSKTKPLAKIPAQAGDTLVSVQRFEEPKPKSAVKLFSVDEVDALVKALHEEAKVI
- a CDS encoding YebC/PmpR family DNA-binding transcriptional regulator — protein: MGRAFEYRKAAKMARWSKMAVAFTRIGKEIVMAVKSGGGDPTTNTRLRIAIQNAKAANMPKDNVERAIKKALGKDEKDFAEVLYEGFGPHGIAFLVETATDNTNRTVANVRSHFNKCGGALGNSGSVEFMFEHKAFFTVDLAGRDLEELELELIDFGLEEIGTEEGETYIQVGFTDFGKMQQALDSMGIAITTAEKERVPMNYKEDLTDEQKADVEKLIERLEEDEDVQAVFHNMG